A single Cucumis melo cultivar AY chromosome 4, USDA_Cmelo_AY_1.0, whole genome shotgun sequence DNA region contains:
- the LOC103486830 gene encoding 14 kDa zinc-binding protein, whose amino-acid sequence MVNEDIKLRTRLSVLSSHISHSLSISMASSEQEAALAAVPSDSPTIFDKIINKEIPSTVVFEDDKVLAFRDIAPQAPTHILIIPRVKDGLSGLSKAEERHTEILGHLLYTAKLIAKQEGLDDGFRVVINDGPSGCQSVYHLHVHLLGGRQMNWPPG is encoded by the exons ATGGTCAATGAAGATATAAAACTCAGGACTCGACTCTCAGTTCTGAGCTCTCACATTTCCCACTCTCTTTCAATTTCCATGGCATCTTCCGAGCAGGAAGCGGCTCTTGCAGCCGTTCCCTCCGATTCTCCCACCAT ATTTGACAAAATCATTAACAAGGAAATTCCATCTACGGTGGTTTTTGAGGATGACAAG GTCCTTGCTTTCAGGGACATAGCACCCCAAGCTCCTACACATATTCTAATCATTCCAAGAGTTAAGGATGGATTATCTGGATTATCTAAG GCTGAGGAGAGGCACACGGAGATTCTTGGCCACCTTCTTTACACTGCCAAGCTCATTGCCAAACAAGAAGGACTGGACGATGGCTTTAGGGTCGTAATTAACGACGGACCAAGTGGAT GTCAATCGGTTTATCATCTTCATGTTCACCTTTTGGGGGGACGACAAATGAATTGGCCCCCAGGTTAA